One Archangium violaceum genomic window, TCTCGTGCCCGTGCCGGTGGATGGCGAGGGCCTGCGGGTGGACGCGCTCGAGGCGCTCTCCCGTCGCTCGCCGGTGCGCGCGGTGTACCTCACGCCCCACCACCATTACCCCACCACCGTGACGCTCTCTCCGGCGCGGCGGCTCGCGCTGCTGGCGTGGGCTCGCACGCATCGCGTGGCCCTCATCGAGGACGACTACGATCACGAGTTCCACTACGAGGGCCGTCCCGTCCTACCGCTGGCGAGCGCGGACCGGGACGGGCTGGTGCTGTACGTGGGCACGTTGTCCAAGGTGCTGGCTCCGGCCCTGCGCCTGGGTTTCCTGGCCGCGCCGCGCCCCTTCCTGGAGCGAGCCCTCGGGGTGCGCGAGGCGGTGGATCGGCAGGGGGACTCCGTGCTGGAGGCCGCCGTGGCCGAGCTGCTGGAGGAGGGCGAAGTGCAGCGCCACGTCCGCAAGATGCGCGGCGTCTACCACGACCGGCGCGACGCCCTCGTGCGTGCGCTGGAGCGGGAGCTGGCGGGCGCGCTCACCGTTTCGCCTCCCGCGGGGGGTATGGCCTTGTGGGCGCACTGTGCTCCGGGTGTGGATGCCGATGCCTGGGCTCGCGCGGGGCTGGAGGCGGGCGTGGCCTTCGTCCCGGGAGGTGCCTTCACCTTCGACAGGCGTCCCATACCCACGGTGCGGCTGGGCTTCGCCTTCCTCGAGGAGTCCGAGCTCGCCGAGGCCGTGCGGCGCATGGCTCGAGCCCTCTCCAATACACTCCGAGTCAAACGCGCCCAATTATGAGGATGCTTTTATTTTGAACATAAATAGAAACCTGAACACCCGTGCACTGATTCGTCTATTCTCACCGCGCCTCACCCAATCGATTCCCCCAGAAGGAGAACAGGATGAAGCGTCTTCTCTTCGTCGCCGCCGCCGCCCTTGCCCTCGGCATGGGCTTTACCTCCGCTCCCGTGCAGGCCGAGGATTGCCAGCCGCCCTGCTACAAGCACCCGATCACCGGCGAGCTGATCTGCGGCACGCCCTGCCCGTAACGGGTTCGGAGCGCTGTCCACGTGGCACGAGGGCCTCATCCGGCATCCCGGGTGGGGCCCTTCGCGTTCTCGTCAGCCCCCGTGCGATGTGACTACAGTCGCGAGGTCCGTGCCTGTACCCAGGCACCGGGGGAATCATGAAACGCTTCGTCGTCAGTCTTGCCCTGCTCGCCGGCTGCACCACCACCGCCCGCCAGGCCGAGGCGCCCGTGAAAGCCGAGGCGTCACAGCAGCCCAACTCCATCTACGTGTTCGAGGGCGTGGAGGTCTTCGGCTCGCGCAAGGTCCCCAAGGAGAAGCTGCTCGCGCTCATCACCCTGCCGGCGCCGGGCACGCGGTTCGACACGAAGGATGAGAAGCAGCAGAAGGAGTTCGTCGCGAATCTCATCGAGAGCAAGAAGCGGCTCACCGACACGGGCTCCTTCGCGTTCATCCGGATGTCGGTGGGCCAGAACATGAATCACACCATGGGTGTGACGGTGGATCTGGTCGACCTCGGGGACGAGTGGCGCATGCCCTTCAACCCCGAGCCGACGGGGGAGGTGGCCGATCCGGAGGGACTGCTCGCGGCCTGGTCGGACTACCTGAAGACGTTCTGGAAGCTGCGAGGGCAGGGCGCGGTGCCGGAGTGGGGCATGGGCACCTGCCGTGCGCCCATGGGGTGCTACGGAGGCTTCGATCACCCCGAGCTCGCGCCCAGGGAGCAGCGGTTCATCGACGGAGTGCCCCGCAACGCCGACGCGCTGGTGCGCGTGCTGCGCGAGGACAAGGACAGCGGCAAGCGCACGAACGCGCTCATGCTCCTGACGTACCTGTCCTCACCCGAGCAACTGGTGAAGGCCATCCTCCCGTCGGTGCGTGACCCGTACGAGGGGGTGCGCAACGAGGCACTGCGCCGGCTCGGATCGGCGCAGGAGCGGTCGAAGAAGCCAGGCATCGTTCCGATCGACCCCGTGCTCGAGGCGCTCTGGTTCCCGCTGGAGTCCGATCGCAACAAGGCGGGTTGGACGCTGGTGCACATCCTGGAAGTGGAGGGCACCGTCCACCGGCAGCGGCTCCTCGACAAGGCGGGCGAGGTGCTGGTGGAGATGGCGGGCATGCGGTCGGCGCTCGAGCACGAGCCCGCGCGCAAGGTGCTCGCGCGGCTTGCGGGGCAGGACTTCGGCGACGACGTGGCGGCCTGGCGCCGCTGGTTCGAGCAGGCGCGCGGCCCGGGCTCCAAGTGCCACTGAGCGTCATTGCGCGTGTCTCCTGGGCTCCCAGGCTGCTATAGGGTCGCCCGTCGTACACCCGATGTTCATCAGGAGTGAATGCGATGGTGAAGTCCCACGAGACCTCGAAGCACACCGCGCCCAATGAGGGCGACGTCAACGTCCTTCCCTTCCGTCAGGGCGGGGCGGTCGCCCAGCCGAAGTCGCGGCAGTTGCTTCCGACCCCCCAGGTCGCGCCGCTCGTTCGCGAGGGCTGACCCCCCGCGGGTTCAGGCGGGGAACTCCATGTAGGTGTTCCCCTCCGGGAGCTGGAAGTGGAGGAAGGTGACCGAGGCGCTGACGTCGAGCGCGCGCACCCAGTGCCACCAGCCCACCGGAATGAAGATGAGCTCTCCCGGTTCGAGCACCACCTCCACACAGTGGGCTTCCAGGTAGGCGGGGTGGAGCGTGGGGTCCGGGTTCGAGGCATCCACGTGACTGAAGGTCCCGTCGCGCGGGTACACCCGGTGGGGCTGGAAGGAGGGGATGAGCTTGCAGTGCTTCCGTCCGAGGACCTGCCCCAGCAGGACGTTCGTCTTGTCATGGTGGAGCGGGGTGACGGTGCCGGCGGGGCCGAGCAGCAGCGTCATCGAGCGAGGATCGAGCGACGGGTCGATGATGCCGCTGGGGGCCCGGATGTCCTCACGCAAGGCGCGCAGGCCATCCCGCTGCCAGTTGTCGTTGCGCGGCACCATGTAGAAGTCGTTCGTCTCACCCGCCTCGGTGATCATCCGGACGAACTCCGCCATGCGGACGGTGGAGCGATGCCGATCGTGTTCGAAGGAGTGGTTCGGGTTGGCGTCGCGGCCGGACATGATCTCCACCTCGGCCTCTCCGCAGGTTTCACGGATGTAGTCGAGTGACCAGCGGCGCAGGGCGGGCCAGTCCTCCATGAGCCCTTGCAGCACGACGGGGCGGTGGCCGAAGTAGTACCGGGTGAAGAACTCCTCGGCGGACAGTCCGGCCCGCTTCTCCACTCCACGGTGATGGCCTGCCTGACGGTGCAGAGCGCTGTAGACGTCCATCAGCGACTCCATCCGCGCGTAGCGGCGGGCGATGCCGCGTCCCGCGCGCACGAAGGGGTGTTGATCGGCGGCGGCTACCTCCTCACGCGCCACCTCCTCGCTCACTCCGGCGGCGCGGAGCGTGGTGGCGACCTCCTCGAGGCTTGCGCCCTGGGCGAGGTTCTCCGCCAGCCATTGCTGCCACTCAGGAGAGAGACGGGAGGTTGCTGAATGCATGGGCGCCATCTACCAGCCCACGCGGGCGTTCGTCAGCAGGTGCGCTCACCATCGCCGGCCCTGCTGCCGCCGCAGGGCTGCCTCGAGCACGGACTCCTTGAGCAGGTAACCGAAACCTGCGTTGCTCAGTCGCGCCATCAGGTCGTCCCGGGTCGTTTTCAAATTCCCCGCGGTGCGCTCCAGATTCCACTCCGCGTGCGCGAGTTGCTTGAGCAGGTAGGCCCGCCGCGTCTGCGCCGCCGACAGGCGGTACGTCTTGAGGTACTCGAGCGTCCCGTCCCCGCGCACGATGACCTCGCCGATGTGATTCTCCTCGGTGGGCACCAGTCCGGTGACGAAGCGCTGGAGCTGGAACGGCCCCGCCTCGTAGACGGTGCTCGCCGAGACTTCCACGCCGAAGAGGCCCCCGGCCATGAAGCCCTGGAAGCTGGCCCAGTCCTTCCTCATCTGCTCGACGGCGGCCCGCAGGTCCCCGACCGAGGACACCCGCCGCTCATCGATGGACAGTCCCAGGGGCGGCACGTCTCCGAGGAAGCCGTACTGGAGCAGCAGCTCTCCGTAGAAGTCCTCCACCAGCGCTCGGTGCAGCGCGCGGTAGTCCTCGGGGTGCGAGACGATGGAGGCGGACAACAGCAGATCGGCATGGAAGATGAGCACGCCCACCTGCTGCTCGTGGATTTCAAAGAGCCGCAGGGCCTCGTCGAAGGCGGTGCTCGCCCATCCATCCACGGACCACTCGCTGCGGGGGTTCAACCCCCGGGAGAGGGCCTCCTGCGAGTACTCGGACCAGGCAACCTCCGGTCCGCCGAAGTGCAGGGCGAGGAAGCCCTCCATCGCCAGGTGCAGCGGCAACAGCCGCAGTCGGTTCTTCTCCTCCCGGTGCACCATGCGGTGCATCAACCGGACGGTGAACGGACCCACCTTCAGCGCCTTGCCCTCGGGCTTGTGGAGCTGCGTCCCGAAGGCCGCTGCCGCGCTCCGGCTCCGGTCGTCCCAGGCCATCACCAGGCCGTGCGGCACGTAGGAGATGTACTTGAGCCCGGGCTCCATCAGCCCGCCTTTCAGCGCGACGACGGTGAGATCGTCATCGTACGTCCGCCGGGCGAAGCGCAGATCTCCCCGCACCTCGTCTCTCAGCACCGGCACCAGGCGGATGCTGCCCCACGCCTGCGCGGGTGCCAGCCGCAAGCCCGTGGGAAGGAGGTGCTTCGTCTCTGTGCGGGCCATCAATCCTCCTCCTCGGCAGTGGACGCTCCGGCGGTCTCCTGGGGCTCCGCTGGCGTCAGGCTCCGCTGCCCGCGCTCCAGCAACCGCCGCACGCGTGCCGCGAGATAGTCCTCGAGCTCCGACAGCGGGGCTGCGCCCTCTGCGAAGCGCGCGAAGCCGAGCACCGTCGGCAGATCCTCCGCATCCCGCACGCCCACCGTGGGTACGTGGAGGCCGATGCCTCGGGGAGCGTAGAGCTCCGAGGCGAACACGGGGTTCACGTGGACGATGGACGTGCGGCGAGCCGGGTCCAGCTTCGTGCGGAAGACGCGGGTCACCTCTGCCACGGCGTTCGGTGGATCATTGTCGTAGCCGTCGGACACGACGACGACCAGGTCTGGCCTCCAGTCCAGGGCATCGAGCAGCGGGGTGGACAGATCGGTCTGTCCCCGCGCGCCCATGAGGAGCGGATCCTCCACGGGGCTCGTCCAGAAGGCCCGGTACTCGCGGGCCGAGGCTGACAGCAGGTAATGCGCGGCGAGCGCCACCCCCAGCGGGCGGCGGCGCTTCTCGGTGGAGCCCGAGGCGGAGTCGCTGTTGTCCAGCACGGCGGCCACCCGGCCCAGGGGCACGGAGGCCCGGCGCAGCGTGCGGGCCGCGGCCTGCTCCATCCCGGCATGCAGCTCGGCTTGTCGCTCTCGCCTCACCCCCGGCTTCAAGGAGAGCACGTAGAGCGCCAGCTTCGTGAGTGGTGCGCGCCCCAGCTCAAATGAGAGCGTCACTCCGTCCTCGCGAGCGGCCGACCCCTGCAGGCGCAGCCGCTCGGCAGCGGTGAGGCGCGGCTCGATACGCGTGAGGAACACGTCACGGGGAATGCCGTGCTTCACGGCCAACCCCTCGGCGACGGTGAAGGGCAGCTCGAAGAGGGCGGACGCGTCGTAGTGGGCCTGGCGGAACTTCTCCAGCAGCGGCGTCGTGAACACGCGCTTGCGCCAGCCGTGGAAGAGGAAGGGATTGAGCTCGCCCCCGAGCTTCAGGTGCCCGTGCGCCACCGCGGCCCGCAGCTTGGCTCGGTACTTGATCGCCTCGAACCCCAGGTCTGGTCGTCTCTCTAGATACTCCTGGACGATGGCGCGCGTCCGGCGGTTGTTGATGCGCCGCTCGCGCAGCACCTCCAGCACCCGGAAGGCCCGCTGCGGTGGCAACGTCCGGAGCGCCGCCGCGATGAGCGCTCCCTCCTCACGCCGATCCGTGGCCGGTGTCTGCTTTCCGGTGGCCAGCAGGTTGAGGATGATCTGCGCCTGGTTGAAGTGGTTGATGCCCGCGGCCAGCGTCCGCGCGTAGAGGCGGCGGTAGTTGCCCAGGATGTAGGCGTGCAGGAACTCGATGGAGACCGCCTGCCCGCGCGCGTCGTTGTAGAACTCGCGCTGCCCCGTGCAGGAGAAGCACGCGTTCACGAACATCACCAGGTCCTCGCGTGCGACCTGCTCGGCGCGAGCCAACGCCACGTCCATCACACGTCCACCTCCCGAGCGCCTGTCTGGGCCTGGATGAAATGAAGGAGCCGCTCGGGGAAGGCGGACACGACCAGCTAGTCAAGCTCCAGAGGCTCGGTTCGGAAGTCGCATCACAGTC contains:
- a CDS encoding PLP-dependent aminotransferase family protein, translating into MKGWDLTLDLRAPSPTPLFVRIARALEDDIRRGRLPPGAPLPGSRTLAESLGVHRNTVLAAYRELETQGWITTSAARATYVSPSLPDVPAHPSAGAPRPDMPSHVGFPLPSAPLRREYPTPPRGTLVLAGGVPDVRLVPASVLARAYRRALKLDGKRLLDYGDPSGHPRLRSALAGMLSSLRGLAVRADDLIITRGSQGALDLVARTLLRPGDTVVVEAIGYRAAWNALQLAGARLVPVPVDGEGLRVDALEALSRRSPVRAVYLTPHHHYPTTVTLSPARRLALLAWARTHRVALIEDDYDHEFHYEGRPVLPLASADRDGLVLYVGTLSKVLAPALRLGFLAAPRPFLERALGVREAVDRQGDSVLEAAVAELLEEGEVQRHVRKMRGVYHDRRDALVRALERELAGALTVSPPAGGMALWAHCAPGVDADAWARAGLEAGVAFVPGGAFTFDRRPIPTVRLGFAFLEESELAEAVRRMARALSNTLRVKRAQL
- a CDS encoding HEAT repeat domain-containing protein → MKRFVVSLALLAGCTTTARQAEAPVKAEASQQPNSIYVFEGVEVFGSRKVPKEKLLALITLPAPGTRFDTKDEKQQKEFVANLIESKKRLTDTGSFAFIRMSVGQNMNHTMGVTVDLVDLGDEWRMPFNPEPTGEVADPEGLLAAWSDYLKTFWKLRGQGAVPEWGMGTCRAPMGCYGGFDHPELAPREQRFIDGVPRNADALVRVLREDKDSGKRTNALMLLTYLSSPEQLVKAILPSVRDPYEGVRNEALRRLGSAQERSKKPGIVPIDPVLEALWFPLESDRNKAGWTLVHILEVEGTVHRQRLLDKAGEVLVEMAGMRSALEHEPARKVLARLAGQDFGDDVAAWRRWFEQARGPGSKCH
- a CDS encoding cupin-like domain-containing protein, translating into MHSATSRLSPEWQQWLAENLAQGASLEEVATTLRAAGVSEEVAREEVAAADQHPFVRAGRGIARRYARMESLMDVYSALHRQAGHHRGVEKRAGLSAEEFFTRYYFGHRPVVLQGLMEDWPALRRWSLDYIRETCGEAEVEIMSGRDANPNHSFEHDRHRSTVRMAEFVRMITEAGETNDFYMVPRNDNWQRDGLRALREDIRAPSGIIDPSLDPRSMTLLLGPAGTVTPLHHDKTNVLLGQVLGRKHCKLIPSFQPHRVYPRDGTFSHVDASNPDPTLHPAYLEAHCVEVVLEPGELIFIPVGWWHWVRALDVSASVTFLHFQLPEGNTYMEFPA
- a CDS encoding ARPP-2 domain-containing protein, giving the protein MARTETKHLLPTGLRLAPAQAWGSIRLVPVLRDEVRGDLRFARRTYDDDLTVVALKGGLMEPGLKYISYVPHGLVMAWDDRSRSAAAAFGTQLHKPEGKALKVGPFTVRLMHRMVHREEKNRLRLLPLHLAMEGFLALHFGGPEVAWSEYSQEALSRGLNPRSEWSVDGWASTAFDEALRLFEIHEQQVGVLIFHADLLLSASIVSHPEDYRALHRALVEDFYGELLLQYGFLGDVPPLGLSIDERRVSSVGDLRAAVEQMRKDWASFQGFMAGGLFGVEVSASTVYEAGPFQLQRFVTGLVPTEENHIGEVIVRGDGTLEYLKTYRLSAAQTRRAYLLKQLAHAEWNLERTAGNLKTTRDDLMARLSNAGFGYLLKESVLEAALRRQQGRRW